Genomic segment of Triticum urartu cultivar G1812 unplaced genomic scaffold, Tu2.1 TuUngrouped_contig_4395, whole genome shotgun sequence:
TTGTGTACTTGTGTCAGTTGTGAAGAGCAGAGTGTTGGCTTGCACTTACTGCCCATGTGAAGAGCAATGTGACATCTGCGGGTGTGCTCCCTGAATTTTGTACCTGGTGCAAGCATCGAAGGTTTTAAGGTAAGGTAAGCGCTGAACAACAACTAATGTGGGATGATTGGATTAGTTTTCTGAAGAAGGAAATGTACCGTAAAAGTGAAAACCGCAACCGGGAAGCTGCTTTCTTTGTAGTTGTGAGGGATGAAGGGTGATATCTGACGGCAGGTGATCTTGATTTCAAGGTCAGGCTCACCTACATTGCAGTTATGGAACATAGATTAGTAGGTTCTGCCAGACAAAGCTAATCGACACAAATATCTCTGTCAGGTAAATTGGCACTGATGTACTGTCAGTCAGAATTGTACCATCATAGACAGTCCAGGATCTTGGGAACAAGCCATGGTAAGTGCAATTCTTCTCTCTCAGTTTCCAGTCCCAAGATCCGATACCGGCTTTATCAATTCCCCTGCAAATTTGCAGAGTAATGGGTATCGCGGGCTGGCATAATCAGATGAATGAAATGCAGGTGAACTTGTTACGCTTTCACTGCTTACTTCAGGACATCGGCCTTCGGTGCCGACAGCACCGTGGAGTAGCTCTTCCCGCCGGGACGCGAAACGAATGCCTAGACAAGTAAAAGTATTGAAACATAAGACGTTTTCCCACGGTTAATTGAGCATTGCAAGTCATGAAAGCAAGTGTAAATTTATTACGGAGAACTGGTTGGCCAGGATAGGCTTCTCTTCAAACATCCTGGGGAATATTTGGAAATGCTGGAAGTACCCTCTGTAGCTTCTCCCTATGCTTCCTGCACTGAAAAAAGAAGACGAGAAATGTGCTTTGAATACAAGTGCCATCTGAAGTTCAGTTAACTGCATGAATGTGACAACCAAGGCAAAGTTTCAGGGTAAAATCAAGGCCAGAAACAACGGAAGTACTTGCCCTAGTGCGCCGAGGGGTACCCCGCGGTAGCAGTTGTCCATCCATTTCCTGAAAGGATCATAGACCGAAGCCTTGGCAGAAAAACAAGATAATGATTGTTCAGCAATTTCACTGAGTACTGACTAAGCAGAATAATTTGCACCGACAATTTTAACAGCAGGTGCATGCTAGTGGACAGATTAGCTGAATGTTAAATGACAGAAGAGTGactcacttggcctttcgcgctTTCTTGGACGTATAGTCGAAGCATTTTGGCAATAAAGGGCACCTACAGCACAACCAGGATCATGGTCAGCATTCTTGGCTCTAAACGCGAAAGCCAAAAGCTACGGTCCGTGTTCATATGCTTACTTACCATTGTCATGAGATCATTCATGGTCATGCTAAACTTAGCAACCTTCTTGCCTTCATCATCGAATTTCCTCTGCCAAGTTCTTGCTGGTGGCTGAGCACAGTCGACGTGCAAGTATGCCTGAAGTAAAAACAACCATGTCAGACCAGTTTACTTGCTCACGACAtataagatactccctctgtctcaaaataagtgtctctGATTTAGTACAAGTTATACTAAATCAGTGAACGGAGGGCTTATAACGGATTGAAACAATCAGCGGCATCTTAATTAGAAAATCATCGAAAAATACAATTGGTCACAAGTTGAAAATCCTAGAGGAGAAGAACATTGAGCTCCACTTGAAAAGTACATTCAGTCGAGTAATTTGCACCATATTAAGGGGTGGCAAAAGAACTAGAAGTGCTGTTGCAGGAGATACCTCTGTTCGCTCTGACTCTGAACTTGCCATCTTCAGAAACCGATGAAGGAGCTAGTTCCATTGGAATAAAAATACACACGATCAACAACCAGAAGAACGGTATTTTACTCAATCAAACAAACATAAAACAAACCAagcatctactccctccgttctaaattactcgtcataaaaatgaatgtatctagaactaaaatacatctagatacatccatacccgCGACAAGTaattggaacggagggagtatgtatgCACTGAGAGCAACCTACACAAGAGGAGGAGACAAAATACCTGAACCTGAAATGCTCAGCTCTTTCAGGGGCTACTCAAGTTTGCTGTTTATATAACTCATTCGAGAGCA
This window contains:
- the LOC125527756 gene encoding non-lysosomal glucosylceramidase-like; translated protein: MASSESERTEAYLHVDCAQPPARTWQRKFDDEGKKVAKFSMTMNDLMTMVPFIAKMLRLYVQESAKGQASVYDPFRKWMDNCYRGVPLGALGAGSIGRSYRGYFQHFQIFPRMFEEKPILANQFSAFVSRPGGKSYSTVLSAPKADVLKGIDKAGIGSWDWKLREKNCTYHGLFPRSWTVYDGEPDLEIKITCRQISPFIPHNYKESSFPVAVFTFTVQNSGSTPADVTLLFTWANSVGGKSELTGNHTNSRMKARDGVHGVLLHHRTADGQPPAPFAVW